From a single Peromyscus maniculatus bairdii isolate BWxNUB_F1_BW_parent chromosome 4, HU_Pman_BW_mat_3.1, whole genome shotgun sequence genomic region:
- the Ttf1 gene encoding transcription termination factor 1 isoform X5, protein MRSEPEVSTVLPPPYTSWLEDEGLHYRGMEGDSSRFKIHTAVFCKKKKQSSVSEKRPQIPAPESLENEHPNLVKRKKRRKESQTPAPESLENEHPHLAKRKKRGKESQTPAPKSLENEHPHLAKRKKRRKESQTPAPESLENEHPHLAKRKKRRKESQTPAPESLENEHPHLAKRKKRRKESQPPSPENLESEQPWVSKLGKRRKESQTPAPESLENEHPQVSKLGKRRKESQQLTSSLLENSETFHKAKKTTSTHKKKKRSSVWEVDMETGIILVNKENMENLLESSRKDVDIVYVDVSQEQKLAKMDKAEELPIVRFQKHDHQELHSDVQSKKNQKHPKKAASWDAVQGNQPESITLPHSESLSSVDLEGKSTELPVSHKKTSKEKVFRNQELGATPESLDSAHPGGEVGTEAGERVRGPHSTRKKSKKRKDASAAIATSSDNVALLDSNAENVSVDSLEGTGALREEDVDCRPRKAETQACSSEKHAEEMQGLESTHEEESNLESASNSETRYVSEDGRDSEESDVDLDSAVRQLQEFIPDIQERAATTIRRMYRDDLGRFKEFKAQGVAIRFGKFSAKENEQIEKNVQEFLSLTGIESADKLLYTDRYPEEKSLITNLKRKHAFRLHIGKGIARPWKPVYYRAKKMFDVNNYKGRYNEEDTKKLKAYHSLHGNDWKKIGAMVARSSLSVALKYSQIGGDRNHGAWSKTETQRLIKAVEDVILKKMSPEELRELDSRLQEDPAGRLSVVREKLYKGISWVEVEARVETRNWMQCKSKWTEILTKRMTHGGFVYRGVKALQAKITLIKRLYELNVNDANEIDWEDLASAIGDH, encoded by the exons GATGGAAGGAGACTCAAGCAGATTTAAAATCCACACTGCAGTTTTttgcaagaaaaagaaacaatcttCTGTGTCTGAGAAAAGACCCCAGATACCAGCCCCTGAGAGCTTGGAGAATGAGCATCCTAACCTagtcaagaggaagaagaggaggaaggagtccCAGACACCAGCCCCTGAGAGCTTGGAGAATGAGCATCCTCACCTAgctaagaggaagaagagggggaaggagtcCCAGACACCAGCCCCTAAGAGCTTGGAGAATGAGCATCCTCACCTagccaagaggaagaagaggaggaaggagtccCAGACACCAGCCCCTGAGAGCTTGGAGAATGAGCATCCTCACCTagccaagaggaagaagaggaggaaggagtccCAGACACCAGCCCCTGAGAGCTTGGAGAATGAGCATCCTCACCTagccaagaggaagaagaggaggaaggaatccCAGCCACCATCCCCTGAGAACTTGGAGAGTGAGCAACCTTGGGTGTCCAagctggggaagaggaggaaagagtcccAAACACCAGCCCCTGAGAGCTTGGAGAATGAGCATCCTCAGGTGTCCaagctggggaagaggagaaaggagtccCAGCAACTTACTTCTTCCCTTCTGGAAAATTCAGAAACCTTCCATAAAGCCAAAAAGACCACTTCTacccataaaaagaaaaagagaagtagTGTTTGGGAGGTGGATATGGAAACAGGGATCATCCttgtaaataaagaaaacatggagaaCCTGCTCGAGAGTTCTAGAAAAGATGTGGATATTGTTTATGTAGAtgtgagccaggaacagaagttaGCAAAAATGGACAAAGCAGAGGAGCTGCCCATTGTCAGGTTCCAAAAACATGACCATCAAGAGCTGCACAGTGACGTTCAGAGCAAAAAGAATCAAAAGCATCCAAAGAAAGCTGCATCCTGGGATGCTGTACAGGGAAACCAGCCTGAGAGCATCACCCTGCCCCACTCAGAATCCTTGTCTTCTGTGGATCTAGAAGGCAAAAGCACAGAACTACCAGTGTCTCATAAAAAAACATCTAAGGAAAAAGTGTTCAGGAACCAGGAATTGGGGGCCACACCCGAGAGTCTTGATAGCGCACACCCTGGAGGAGAGGTTGGGACTGAAGCAGGTGAGAGGGTGAGAGGACCCCACAGTACCAGGAAAAAGTCTAAGAAAAGGAAGGATGCATCTGCTGCTATCGCCACCTCTAGTGACAATGTCGCGCTGCTTGACAGCAATGCTGAGAATGTCTCCGTGGATTCATTAGAAGGCACTGGTGCTTTGAGGGAAGAGGATGTGGACTGCAGACCAAGGAAGGCAGAAACCCAGGCTTGTTCCAGTGAGAAGCATGCAGAGGAGATGCAGGG GTTAGAATCTACCCATGAAGAAGAAAGCAATTTGGAATCAGCCAGCAATTCTGAAACAAGATATGTGTCTGAAGACGGGAGGGATTCTGAAGAATCGGATGTGGATTTGGACTCTGCGGTGAGGCAGCTCCAAGAGTTCATTCCTGACATACAGGAGAGGGCAGCCACCACAATCAGACGCATGTATCGGGATGACCTGGGGCGCTTCAAAGAATTTAAGGCACAAG GTGTTGCTATTAGATTTGGCAAATTTTCTgctaaagaaaatgaacaaatagaGAAGAATGTGCAAGAATTCCTGTCCCTGACTGGAATTGAGAGTGCAGACAAGCTGCTGTACACAGACAGATATCCAGAGGAAAAGTCTCTGATCACCAACTTAAAACGAAAGCATGCATTCAGACTGCACATTG GAAAAGGCATTGCTCGGCCCTGGAAGCCTGTGTACTATCGAGCAAAGAAGATGTTTGATGTGAATAATTACAAAGGCAG GTACAATGAAGAAGATACTAAGAAGCTGAAGGCGTACCATTCCCTCCATGGAAACGACTGGAAAAAGATTGGGGCCATGGTGGCCCGAAGCAGTCTCTCTGTCGCTCTGAAGTACTCTCAGATTGGTGGTG ATAGAAACCACGGTGCTTGGAGTAAGACAGAAACCCAGAGACTAATCAAGGCTGTGGAGGATGTGATCCTAAAGAAAATGTCTCCCGAGGAGTTAAGAGAACTGGACTCTAGACTCCAGGAAGATCCCGCGGGTCGCCTGTCAGTCGTCCGGGAAAAACTGTACAAGGGCATATCCtgggtggaggtggaggccagagtggagaccagaaactGGATGCAGTGCAAAAGTAAGTG GACAGAGATTCTCACCAAAAGGATGACCCATGGTGGGTTCGTGTATCGTGGGGTCAAAGCTCTGCAGGCCAAAATCACCCTTATTAAAAG gTTGTATGAACTAAATGTGAATGATGCTAATGAAATAGATTGGGAAGATCTTGCTAGTGCCATAGG